One Streptosporangium sp. NBC_01495 DNA window includes the following coding sequences:
- a CDS encoding ATP-binding protein, translating to MLRRRNLLCGDELADESQKIRMPEMPDDCLSRAVTIPPVPQGVGRARAWVRAVLDRWQLPQIVEPVELVASELVTNAVQHTHGEEPVSLLLAYAAGTLRLEVRDGDSANIPVVKTPGPMETDGRGLLLVEGCTDRWGIRLTARGKAVWCEFDIVRRHRLHAVREEGGTS from the coding sequence GTGCTGCGGCGAAGAAATCTTCTCTGCGGGGACGAGTTGGCTGACGAATCGCAGAAGATCCGAATGCCGGAAATGCCCGATGATTGCCTTTCTAGGGCAGTGACCATCCCGCCCGTTCCACAAGGGGTCGGGCGTGCGCGTGCATGGGTACGGGCCGTCCTGGACAGATGGCAGCTTCCTCAGATCGTCGAACCGGTTGAACTCGTCGCGTCTGAGCTGGTCACCAACGCCGTACAGCACACCCACGGCGAAGAGCCCGTTTCTCTCCTCCTCGCCTACGCGGCGGGGACGTTGCGCCTTGAGGTTCGGGACGGAGATTCGGCCAACATCCCCGTGGTCAAGACGCCGGGTCCGATGGAGACGGACGGGCGCGGTCTTCTCCTGGTCGAGGGATGCACCGACCGCTGGGGCATAAGGCTGACCGCGCGAGGCAAGGCCGTGTGGTGCGAGTTCGACATCGTGCGACGTCATCGACTACACGCTGTTCGCGAGGAAGGCGGTACCTCGTGA
- a CDS encoding GntR family transcriptional regulator, translating to MVEIKAPVSRWKQVADYLREQILTGAFPSGQLLPSEQQLADEFGLSRPTIRQAINELKSEGLVEVKRPRGTFVRSPYARPAHTEERGLTRSADGIYAEIGDTVWRDLGEPTFYREDATVAHADLLGVPAGEPMLVRATVQIAGDARRSHKLTMPFSVAAKTPWADDPRLPEPVALYAHFETSTKGVRWTEHVRARMPMPDEVTALSLLPGTPLLHVTRITHADRTPVIMEEIVVRGDTLEVAYPLPVHKTRAAK from the coding sequence ATGGTGGAGATCAAGGCTCCTGTGTCCCGCTGGAAGCAGGTCGCCGACTATCTGCGGGAACAGATCCTCACCGGAGCGTTCCCCTCCGGCCAGCTCCTGCCGTCCGAGCAACAGCTCGCCGACGAGTTCGGCCTGTCACGCCCCACCATCCGCCAGGCCATCAACGAGCTGAAGAGTGAGGGCCTGGTCGAGGTCAAGCGTCCCCGTGGCACCTTTGTCCGCTCGCCGTACGCACGCCCCGCTCACACCGAGGAACGCGGTCTGACACGTAGCGCGGACGGTATCTATGCCGAGATCGGCGACACCGTTTGGCGTGACCTGGGAGAGCCGACCTTCTACCGGGAAGACGCCACCGTGGCGCACGCCGACCTTCTCGGCGTCCCCGCAGGGGAGCCCATGCTCGTCCGGGCCACCGTCCAGATCGCGGGCGACGCACGACGCTCCCACAAGCTGACCATGCCCTTCAGCGTCGCGGCGAAGACGCCGTGGGCCGACGATCCAAGGTTGCCCGAGCCCGTCGCGCTGTACGCCCACTTCGAGACGAGCACGAAGGGCGTGCGCTGGACCGAGCACGTACGCGCCCGGATGCCCATGCCGGACGAGGTGACGGCGCTCAGCCTCTTGCCCGGCACGCCTCTGCTTCACGTCACCAGGATCACTCACGCCGACAGAACCCCCGTGATCATGGAGGAGATCGTCGTACGCGGAGACACTCTGGAAGTCGCCTACCCGCTGCCTGTTCACAAGACCCGAGCCGCGAAATAG
- a CDS encoding cell division protein FtsK codes for MRRRPLSRHRIQRNARRLRRSGVEPMMLLNDDMDFGSVALVVAGRWFWRYRSDLAPLNTVLLALTGGVVLHSSYPTWWSTVLVLTGGIAGTLALFGRWVNLARSAERGYASVIVLLIGGWLAAATVIGPFTPPLPAVLGIGGFVLAVPWWAHRRRRARVRVERALDAWPEISEAVGLAGSRIQSAVVDLWGWRARIALARGQTVEDAIGRLPAIESGLGTRRGAARIQPIPERANRLELRIIETDPHADAIGWPGSSVTSITQPIELGVFEDGSSVRVSLLRRHALVGGVAGSGKSGGVNVILGNLSACPDVIVWGIDLKRGMELLPWVSCLDRLATTPREAETLLRDAVAILDGRAATLAQRGERTWEPSAEAPALILLVDEYAELVEDAPGAVRYADSIARRGRAPATTLIAATQRPSQKAMGSGAVRSQMDVRISFRVRERRDVDLILGQGMHKAGWHADALDAPGKFLVSAPEHDLPRRARTYLLEDETVRHAAGRHAPRRPALDPVSVTAVEDGPDGMVEEPQETCTAT; via the coding sequence ATGAGAAGGCGCCCTCTCTCCAGGCATCGAATCCAGCGCAACGCCCGCCGGCTCCGCAGGTCCGGTGTGGAACCGATGATGCTCCTCAACGACGACATGGACTTCGGGTCCGTGGCGCTGGTGGTCGCCGGACGCTGGTTCTGGCGTTACCGCTCCGACCTCGCCCCGCTCAACACGGTGCTGCTGGCGCTCACGGGCGGAGTGGTCCTGCACTCCTCCTACCCCACGTGGTGGTCCACCGTCCTGGTCCTCACCGGCGGCATCGCGGGGACGCTGGCCCTGTTCGGCCGATGGGTCAACCTGGCCCGGAGCGCCGAACGCGGATATGCCTCCGTCATCGTCCTGCTGATCGGGGGGTGGCTGGCCGCGGCCACGGTCATCGGCCCGTTCACCCCGCCGCTCCCGGCGGTTCTCGGGATCGGCGGGTTCGTTCTCGCCGTCCCATGGTGGGCGCACCGTCGCAGGCGCGCCCGTGTCCGCGTAGAACGCGCCTTGGACGCCTGGCCGGAGATCTCGGAGGCGGTCGGCCTGGCCGGTTCCCGTATCCAGTCCGCCGTGGTGGACCTGTGGGGGTGGCGCGCCCGGATCGCGCTGGCTCGCGGGCAGACCGTGGAAGACGCGATCGGGAGGCTCCCCGCCATCGAGTCGGGTCTCGGCACCCGCAGGGGAGCGGCCCGTATCCAGCCGATTCCCGAACGTGCCAACCGGCTGGAGCTGCGGATCATCGAAACCGATCCGCACGCCGACGCCATCGGATGGCCGGGCTCCTCGGTCACCTCCATCACCCAACCGATCGAGCTGGGCGTCTTCGAGGACGGCAGTTCCGTCCGTGTCTCTCTACTCCGCCGTCACGCCCTCGTCGGGGGTGTCGCCGGGTCGGGCAAGAGCGGTGGAGTCAACGTCATCCTGGGCAACCTCTCGGCCTGCCCCGACGTGATCGTGTGGGGCATCGACCTCAAGCGCGGCATGGAATTGTTGCCGTGGGTCTCCTGCCTCGACAGGCTCGCCACCACCCCACGAGAGGCGGAGACCCTTCTTCGGGACGCCGTGGCCATCCTCGACGGACGCGCGGCGACACTCGCCCAGCGCGGGGAACGCACCTGGGAGCCTTCGGCGGAGGCACCCGCGTTGATCCTGCTCGTCGACGAGTACGCCGAACTCGTCGAGGACGCTCCCGGAGCGGTGCGCTATGCCGACTCCATCGCCCGGCGTGGACGCGCCCCCGCGACCACGCTCATAGCCGCCACACAGCGCCCCTCGCAGAAGGCCATGGGCAGCGGTGCCGTCCGTTCCCAGATGGACGTGCGGATCTCCTTCCGGGTGCGGGAACGCCGTGACGTGGACCTGATCCTCGGGCAGGGCATGCACAAGGCCGGTTGGCACGCCGACGCGCTCGACGCCCCCGGCAAGTTCCTGGTCAGCGCACCCGAGCACGACCTCCCACGCCGTGCCCGCACCTACCTGCTGGAGGACGAGACCGTACGGCATGCGGCGGGGAGGCATGCGCCCCGCCGGCCCGCCCTCGATCCGGTGTCCGTGACCGCCGTCGAAGACGGGCCGGACGGCATGGTGGAGGAGCCGCAGGAGACCTGTACGGCGACATGA
- a CDS encoding helix-turn-helix domain-containing protein, with amino-acid sequence MEGIRILLTNYVHRLTADVRRSSLDSVPSRKEGYTTKTAPPPPLLYTIPEAATALRISRTKLYELLSKNEIQSVHIGRSRKIPASALRSYVHRLQAEQEEGDRNDPPR; translated from the coding sequence ATGGAGGGCATCCGAATTCTTTTGACGAACTACGTTCATCGTCTCACCGCGGACGTACGACGTTCTTCCTTGGATTCGGTGCCCTCCCGAAAGGAGGGATACACGACGAAGACCGCACCCCCGCCCCCGCTCCTCTACACGATCCCCGAAGCCGCCACAGCCCTCCGGATCAGCAGGACGAAGCTCTATGAACTCCTCTCCAAGAACGAGATCCAGTCCGTCCACATCGGGCGGAGCCGCAAGATCCCCGCCTCCGCCCTCCGTTCCTACGTCCACCGCCTGCAAGCAGAACAAGAGGAAGGTGATCGAAATGACCCGCCCCGATAA
- a CDS encoding tyrosine-type recombinase/integrase encodes MTRPDKGTRTANGESSVFFSESDGYWHGFVTMGIKDDGSLDRRHCKSKSEQKLRKKVKEFEADREAGRLAQTSRVPTLAEWMAFYLDTICTRLVASGKMAPRTLDDYRSKTRVWIIPLLGQHRLNRLLPEHLDKAYSQMHLKGRSPSTVLKVHRILSRALSVAVRREKLNRNVATLIDAPAAADTEIEAFTREEARRILKAAEGRRNAARWSVALALGIRQGEALGLRWSYIDLESGVIRAWFQVQQANFQHGCEDPHACGAKWHRPPCKTPCRIHVHTPDCSANCKNRKHACPKRPCGKNCGEHARFCPRRTGGGIVFRPRKGRRKLTLQCPPELLPVLRAHRETQDLERLMVGDAWQDHDLLFPRPNGTPESRTEDWKEWKRLLKIAGVRDGRLHDARHTAGTLLIEQGVHIRVVQEILGHTRVTTTEKYTHVAAPQVRDATARMGAALWGE; translated from the coding sequence ATGACCCGCCCCGATAAGGGCACCAGAACGGCGAACGGAGAATCGTCGGTCTTCTTCAGCGAGTCCGACGGTTATTGGCACGGCTTCGTGACCATGGGAATCAAGGACGACGGCTCGCTCGACCGGCGCCACTGCAAGTCGAAGTCGGAGCAGAAGCTCAGAAAGAAGGTGAAGGAATTCGAGGCTGATCGCGAGGCGGGAAGGCTCGCGCAGACGAGCCGGGTGCCGACGCTGGCCGAATGGATGGCGTTCTACCTCGACACCATCTGCACGAGGCTGGTGGCGTCGGGGAAGATGGCGCCCCGCACTCTCGACGACTACCGGTCCAAAACGCGCGTGTGGATCATCCCCCTGCTGGGACAGCACCGCCTCAACCGGCTGCTTCCCGAGCACCTGGACAAGGCGTACAGCCAGATGCACCTGAAGGGCCGTTCCCCGAGCACGGTCCTCAAGGTCCACCGGATCCTCTCCCGCGCGCTGAGCGTGGCCGTGCGGCGGGAGAAGCTCAACCGCAACGTGGCGACCCTCATCGACGCGCCGGCCGCGGCCGACACGGAGATCGAGGCTTTCACCAGGGAGGAGGCCAGGCGCATCCTGAAGGCGGCCGAAGGGCGCCGCAATGCCGCCCGGTGGTCGGTCGCCCTCGCCCTGGGCATCAGGCAGGGCGAGGCGCTCGGGCTCCGCTGGTCGTACATCGACCTGGAGAGCGGGGTGATCCGGGCGTGGTTCCAGGTCCAGCAGGCCAATTTCCAGCATGGGTGTGAGGACCCGCACGCCTGCGGAGCGAAGTGGCACAGGCCGCCCTGCAAGACGCCGTGCAGAATCCACGTCCACACCCCGGACTGCTCGGCCAACTGCAAGAACCGCAAGCACGCGTGCCCGAAAAGGCCCTGTGGAAAAAACTGCGGGGAGCACGCGCGGTTCTGTCCCCGGCGGACGGGCGGGGGCATCGTCTTCCGCCCCCGCAAGGGCAGGCGGAAGCTCACGCTCCAGTGCCCGCCGGAGCTGCTGCCCGTCCTGCGGGCACATCGCGAGACACAGGACCTGGAGCGGCTCATGGTGGGCGACGCCTGGCAGGATCACGATCTCCTGTTCCCGAGACCGAACGGGACGCCGGAGAGCCGTACGGAGGACTGGAAGGAGTGGAAGCGGCTCCTCAAGATCGCTGGAGTCCGCGACGGGCGCCTGCACGACGCCAGGCACACGGCCGGAACCCTGTTGATCGAACAGGGAGTGCACATCCGTGTCGTACAGGAGATCCTCGGGCACACACGGGTGACGACGACGGAGAAGTACACCCATGTGGCGGCCCCTCAGGTGCGCGACGCGACCGCCCGCATGGGAGCCGCGCTGTGGGGCGAGTGA
- a CDS encoding YceI family protein, translated as MTTRTWENLQIPAPGTYALDVAHTQIGFVVKHMMVSKVRGHFNEFAGTVTIAENPLDSSAQISIKTASITTGAPDRDGHLRSDDFLSADKFPELTFRSTRVLSHSGDEFTLAGDLTIRDVTKPVELTVEYGGAGTNPWGQDVWGFSIKAEIDREEFGLTWNQALETGGVLVGKKIKIEIEGEANPAA; from the coding sequence ATGACCACTCGGACCTGGGAGAACCTTCAGATCCCCGCCCCGGGCACCTACGCTCTGGACGTCGCCCACACCCAGATCGGCTTCGTCGTCAAGCACATGATGGTGAGCAAGGTTCGCGGTCACTTCAACGAGTTCGCCGGCACCGTCACCATCGCCGAGAACCCCCTGGACTCCTCCGCGCAGATCTCGATCAAGACCGCGAGCATCACCACCGGCGCCCCCGACCGCGACGGCCACCTGCGCAGCGACGACTTCCTCTCCGCTGACAAGTTCCCCGAGCTGACCTTCCGCAGCACCCGCGTTCTCAGCCACTCCGGTGACGAGTTCACCCTCGCCGGCGACCTCACCATCCGTGACGTCACCAAGCCGGTCGAGCTCACCGTCGAGTACGGCGGCGCTGGCACCAACCCGTGGGGCCAGGACGTCTGGGGCTTCTCGATCAAGGCCGAGATCGACCGCGAGGAGTTCGGCCTGACCTGGAACCAGGCGCTGGAGACCGGCGGCGTCCTGGTCGGCAAGAAGATCAAGATTGAGATCGAGGGCGAGGCCAACCCGGCCGCCTGA
- a CDS encoding MarR family winged helix-turn-helix transcriptional regulator, translated as MSVNHFDDSRLTAMGLLAEVYTGIAAKTHESFAAAGLSEIDFETLIRLARSPQGRLRMSDLAAQTGLSTSGTTRVVDRLEREGLVTRQACSTDRRASYAAITEVGTDRLGGVLPRHLIDIETWFTGLLPPAELSTFLGTLRTIRDAVRPCATAGAEDFRPEEAALIPSE; from the coding sequence ATGAGCGTGAACCACTTTGACGACTCCCGGCTTACGGCGATGGGCCTCCTCGCCGAGGTCTACACCGGTATCGCAGCGAAGACGCACGAGTCCTTCGCGGCCGCGGGGCTCTCAGAGATCGACTTCGAGACGTTGATCAGGCTGGCGCGCTCGCCGCAGGGGCGGCTGCGTATGAGCGACCTGGCGGCGCAGACGGGCCTGTCCACGAGCGGGACGACCCGGGTCGTCGACCGGCTGGAGCGCGAGGGGCTGGTCACGAGACAGGCATGTTCCACCGACCGGCGGGCCTCCTACGCGGCCATCACCGAGGTCGGCACCGACCGGCTCGGCGGCGTCCTCCCGCGACACCTGATCGACATCGAGACCTGGTTCACCGGACTTCTCCCCCCCGCTGAGCTCAGCACCTTCCTCGGCACCCTCAGGACCATCCGCGACGCCGTGCGACCGTGCGCCACCGCGGGGGCGGAGGATTTCCGGCCGGAGGAGGCCGCGCTCATCCCGTCCGAGTAA
- a CDS encoding SigE family RNA polymerase sigma factor codes for MAGGTDEEFREYVLARGPALLRAAYRLTGHPSDAEDLLQAALVKTYLAWDRIQDRTALDGYVRRAMVNINISWWRQRKLEEYPSGELPEPVVAGGHHLPESVEQALDRLPARMRTAVVLRYYEDMTEPEIAKALGISVGTVKSTVSRGMAKLRGDLTPSEARHLEPQV; via the coding sequence GTGGCCGGCGGGACCGACGAGGAGTTCCGCGAGTATGTCCTTGCTCGCGGCCCGGCGCTGCTGCGTGCCGCCTACCGGCTCACCGGGCACCCGAGCGACGCCGAGGACCTGTTGCAGGCGGCGCTGGTCAAGACCTACCTCGCCTGGGACCGCATCCAGGACCGTACCGCCCTGGACGGCTATGTACGCCGGGCGATGGTCAATATCAACATCTCCTGGTGGCGGCAGCGCAAGTTGGAGGAGTATCCGTCAGGCGAACTCCCGGAGCCGGTCGTCGCGGGCGGCCACCACCTGCCCGAGAGTGTCGAGCAGGCCCTCGACCGGCTGCCCGCCCGGATGCGGACCGCCGTCGTCCTGCGCTACTACGAGGACATGACCGAGCCGGAGATCGCCAAGGCGCTGGGCATCAGCGTCGGGACGGTCAAGAGCACGGTCTCCCGGGGGATGGCCAAGCTCCGCGGCGACCTCACCCCCTCCGAGGCGCGGCACCTGGAACCGCAGGTCTGA
- a CDS encoding MauE/DoxX family redox-associated membrane protein, whose amino-acid sequence MLMTIAAAQLPVVFLLLAAGTVAKIGTVTREAEPGMLSKLGPAVLVPERWRGPAMLGCALGELFLASGLLLTGHPFFRWGIAGFFAISTYVLWELRRRRPDAGCGCFGEVSALPVGRRSLGRTMVLTAMALGLVWTPAIPGWEAMAGLTWTHVPHTLAGLLLLAVLSPEIEETIARLRYRAPCEQRRLDPATALGRLRSSTVWRSHAELLSSKEPVDSWRELCWRFFVYPGNSHAGAPVDVVFAVYLSGRHPAVRVAMVGSDGQPVQTESLPESLPISAGR is encoded by the coding sequence ATGCTGATGACGATCGCCGCCGCGCAGTTGCCGGTCGTGTTCCTGCTGCTGGCGGCGGGCACGGTCGCGAAGATCGGAACGGTCACGCGCGAGGCCGAGCCGGGCATGCTGAGCAAGCTGGGACCGGCCGTGCTGGTGCCCGAGCGCTGGCGTGGGCCCGCGATGCTGGGCTGCGCGCTCGGGGAGCTGTTCCTGGCGAGCGGGCTGCTGCTGACCGGCCATCCGTTCTTCCGGTGGGGAATCGCCGGGTTCTTCGCGATCTCCACCTACGTCCTGTGGGAGCTGCGGCGCCGCCGCCCGGACGCGGGTTGCGGCTGCTTCGGCGAGGTCAGCGCGCTCCCGGTGGGACGGCGGTCGCTGGGCCGCACCATGGTGCTGACGGCCATGGCCCTGGGACTGGTCTGGACTCCGGCGATCCCCGGCTGGGAGGCGATGGCGGGTCTGACGTGGACACACGTGCCGCACACGCTCGCGGGGCTGCTGCTGCTCGCCGTGCTCTCGCCGGAGATCGAGGAGACGATCGCCAGGCTCCGCTATCGGGCGCCCTGCGAGCAGCGCCGCCTCGACCCGGCCACCGCGCTCGGACGGCTGCGGTCGAGCACGGTCTGGCGCTCACACGCGGAACTGCTGTCGAGCAAGGAACCGGTCGACAGCTGGCGGGAGCTGTGCTGGCGGTTCTTCGTCTATCCGGGGAACAGCCACGCGGGCGCCCCCGTCGACGTGGTCTTCGCGGTCTATCTGAGCGGGCGGCACCCGGCGGTGCGGGTCGCCATGGTCGGCTCGGACGGGCAACCGGTGCAGACGGAGTCTCTGCCGGAATCTCTGCCGATATCGGCTGGACGCTAG
- a CDS encoding AAA family ATPase yields the protein MRNPYAPGAGQRPPELAGRDRELQQFEIVLERVARGRPERSMVVTGLRGVGKTVLLNTFKSMAMQRLWGTGKIEARPDQSIRRPVAAALHMAIRELAPRHRAPERIEEFLGVLKAFAMRDPSAAKGTSHWSPAIDVPAGRGRADSGDLEIDLTELFVDAAAVATDLGVGIALFIDEMQDVQAPDVSALCAACHELSQSGGPLIVVGAGLPHLPSVLSASKSYSERLFRYARIDRLDREAADLALIAPAESEGVEFTQDALDALYVAADGYPYFVQAYGKVAWDLALRSPITADDIRVSAPEAEEELAVGFFGSRYERATPAERDYMHAMAAIGDEPVATAEVAEGLGRKPSSLSPARDSLIKKGLIYSAERGLIAFTVPHFGKFLRSQPV from the coding sequence GTGCGCAATCCCTACGCCCCCGGTGCCGGACAGCGCCCCCCGGAGCTCGCCGGTCGTGACCGCGAGCTACAGCAGTTCGAGATCGTCCTGGAACGGGTGGCCCGAGGGCGCCCCGAGCGCAGCATGGTGGTCACCGGGCTGCGCGGCGTGGGCAAGACCGTTCTGCTCAACACCTTCAAGTCGATGGCCATGCAGCGGCTGTGGGGCACCGGCAAGATCGAGGCCAGGCCCGACCAGTCGATCCGGCGCCCGGTGGCCGCCGCCCTGCACATGGCGATCAGGGAGCTGGCCCCGAGGCATCGGGCGCCCGAGCGCATCGAGGAGTTCCTCGGCGTGCTCAAGGCGTTCGCGATGCGCGACCCGTCAGCGGCCAAGGGCACCTCGCACTGGTCGCCCGCGATCGACGTGCCCGCCGGCCGGGGACGCGCCGACTCCGGAGACCTGGAGATCGACCTCACCGAATTGTTCGTCGACGCCGCCGCGGTCGCCACCGACCTGGGCGTCGGCATCGCGCTGTTCATCGACGAGATGCAGGACGTGCAGGCCCCCGACGTCTCGGCGCTCTGCGCGGCCTGCCACGAGCTCTCCCAGAGCGGCGGGCCGCTGATCGTGGTCGGCGCCGGGCTGCCGCACCTGCCCAGCGTGCTGTCGGCCAGCAAGAGCTACTCCGAGCGGCTCTTCCGCTACGCCAGGATCGATCGCCTCGACCGCGAGGCGGCCGACCTGGCGCTCATCGCCCCGGCCGAGAGCGAGGGCGTGGAGTTCACCCAGGACGCCCTCGACGCCCTCTACGTGGCCGCCGACGGCTACCCCTACTTCGTTCAGGCGTACGGCAAGGTCGCCTGGGACCTCGCGCTGCGCAGCCCGATCACCGCCGACGACATCAGGGTCTCCGCGCCGGAGGCCGAGGAGGAGCTCGCGGTCGGCTTCTTCGGCAGCCGCTACGAGCGGGCCACCCCCGCCGAGCGCGACTACATGCACGCCATGGCCGCCATCGGCGACGAGCCCGTCGCCACCGCCGAGGTGGCCGAGGGGCTCGGCCGCAAGCCGTCGAGTCTCTCCCCGGCCCGCGACAGCCTCATCAAGAAGGGCCTGATCTACAGCGCGGAACGCGGGCTGATCGCGTTCACCGTCCCGCACTTCGGAAAGTTCCTGCGGTCCCAACCGGTCTGA
- the rplK gene encoding 50S ribosomal protein L11, producing the protein MSNVSKKKVSRIAKLQLPAGEAGPAAVGKDLGPLGLNLMEFCRQYNAATQDRRGFVVPVVVTVFEDRSFELAIKMPTTASLIRRVIGLDRGSPRPGHQAAGTITRAQLREVARTKLPDLNTTDLDQAEKIIAGTARSMGLTVRD; encoded by the coding sequence ATGTCGAACGTGTCGAAGAAGAAGGTCAGCCGGATCGCCAAGCTCCAGCTCCCGGCCGGTGAGGCCGGTCCCGCCGCCGTGGGCAAGGACCTGGGCCCGCTGGGCCTGAACCTCATGGAGTTCTGCCGCCAGTACAACGCGGCCACCCAGGACCGGCGGGGATTCGTCGTCCCCGTCGTCGTCACCGTGTTCGAAGACCGCTCGTTCGAGCTGGCGATCAAGATGCCCACCACGGCCTCGCTGATCCGCCGGGTGATCGGCCTGGACCGGGGCAGCCCCCGTCCCGGGCACCAGGCGGCAGGCACGATCACCCGCGCCCAGCTGCGAGAGGTCGCCAGGACCAAGCTGCCCGACCTCAACACCACCGACCTCGACCAGGCCGAGAAGATCATTGCCGGCACCGCGCGCTCGATGGGCCTGACCGTCCGGGACTGA
- a CDS encoding MerR family transcriptional regulator has product MSYTIGQLARLSGLPVKTIRFYSDIGVLPERGRTRSGYRLYGDEDRGRLELVRTLREIGVDLATIRSLGDRDLGEVLSLHLRTVETQIRALQRTRAVLRATLERDEPADDDLRRLNALGRLGAAETAALVNEFVDDVAGENAARQEWLGGLRTAMVPDLPDEPGIEQLDAWLELTELLADDGFRASLREMSSDFWANADRIDLAAWHEANALVTETALAAIRDGVAPESEAAAPVVAGIVALLAGAQRRTPESVVRDYAEHDPRAGRYWELVAVINGTPWPPEPVIAHEWIAAAATSHLG; this is encoded by the coding sequence ATGAGCTACACGATCGGACAGCTCGCCAGACTCTCCGGGCTGCCGGTGAAGACGATCCGGTTCTACTCCGACATCGGGGTGCTCCCCGAGCGCGGCCGCACCCGGAGCGGCTACCGCCTCTACGGCGACGAGGACCGCGGGCGGCTGGAGCTCGTCAGGACGCTGCGCGAGATCGGCGTCGACCTGGCGACCATCAGATCGCTCGGCGACCGCGACCTGGGCGAGGTGCTCTCCCTGCACCTCCGTACGGTGGAGACGCAGATCAGGGCGCTGCAGCGGACCCGAGCGGTGCTCAGGGCCACCCTGGAGCGGGACGAGCCTGCCGACGACGACCTGCGCCGGCTCAACGCCCTCGGGCGGCTCGGCGCGGCGGAGACGGCCGCGCTGGTGAACGAGTTCGTCGACGACGTCGCCGGCGAGAACGCCGCCAGGCAGGAGTGGCTCGGCGGCCTGCGCACGGCCATGGTGCCCGACCTGCCCGACGAGCCGGGCATCGAGCAACTCGACGCCTGGCTGGAACTGACCGAGCTGCTCGCCGACGACGGCTTCCGCGCCTCCCTGCGCGAGATGAGCAGCGACTTCTGGGCGAACGCCGACCGGATCGACCTGGCGGCCTGGCACGAGGCCAACGCCCTGGTCACGGAGACAGCGCTGGCCGCGATACGGGACGGCGTGGCCCCGGAGTCGGAGGCCGCCGCGCCCGTCGTGGCCGGGATCGTCGCACTCCTGGCCGGGGCTCAGCGGCGCACCCCGGAGTCGGTCGTCCGGGACTACGCGGAGCACGACCCGCGCGCCGGGCGATACTGGGAGCTGGTGGCCGTGATCAACGGCACCCCCTGGCCACCGGAACCCGTGATCGCCCACGAGTGGATCGCCGCCGCGGCCACCTCTCACCTCGGGTAA
- a CDS encoding M15 family metallopeptidase: protein MIRTRAVLATAAGCLAAASCGAATSLPTPAAPPVTSAPISASSPVTEVAAPEPTVVPPATIPPTTASPTPTGPPKFSAKVSRVARERLEYSWRPGCPVPVGDLRLITMTYWGFDGKPHTGELVVHEDAADDIVSVFHRLYDWRWPIYKMRLVDAYKADDFASIDADNTSAFNCRPAEGSSSWSKHAYGLAVDINPRENPYIYANGTGSHKNAREFFKRPVRAPGVINPGDRVVRAFQQKGWEWGGYWSGIKDYQHFSKGGN, encoded by the coding sequence ATGATCCGTACGCGGGCCGTGCTCGCGACGGCCGCCGGGTGCCTGGCGGCGGCCTCGTGTGGCGCGGCGACCTCCCTACCCACCCCGGCCGCGCCTCCGGTCACCTCCGCGCCGATCTCGGCGTCCTCGCCCGTCACCGAGGTGGCCGCCCCGGAGCCGACCGTCGTGCCGCCAGCGACCATCCCGCCCACCACGGCGTCGCCGACCCCGACGGGGCCGCCGAAGTTCTCCGCGAAGGTCTCCCGGGTCGCCCGTGAACGGCTCGAATACTCGTGGCGGCCCGGATGCCCGGTCCCGGTCGGCGATCTGCGGCTGATCACGATGACCTACTGGGGCTTCGACGGCAAGCCGCACACCGGCGAGCTGGTCGTGCACGAGGACGCCGCCGACGACATCGTCTCCGTCTTCCACCGCCTGTACGACTGGCGCTGGCCGATCTACAAGATGCGGCTCGTCGACGCCTACAAGGCCGACGACTTCGCCTCGATCGACGCCGACAACACCTCGGCCTTCAACTGCCGCCCCGCGGAGGGGTCGAGCAGCTGGTCCAAGCACGCCTACGGCCTGGCCGTCGACATCAACCCGCGCGAGAACCCGTACATATACGCCAACGGCACGGGATCCCACAAGAACGCCCGCGAGTTCTTCAAGCGCCCCGTACGGGCTCCCGGAGTGATCAACCCGGGCGACCGCGTGGTCAGGGCCTTCCAGCAGAAGGGTTGGGAGTGGGGCGGTTACTGGTCCGGTATCAAGGACTACCAGCACTTCTCGAAGGGCGGGAACTGA